The Malus sylvestris chromosome 12, drMalSylv7.2, whole genome shotgun sequence genome contains a region encoding:
- the LOC126593016 gene encoding uncharacterized protein LOC126593016 has product MKSESSNSLGNERTVKSVESVEDISKYSHSPAHLAVACRDYATLKRIISTLPRLAKASEVSTEDESLEAELRADAVSAVIDRRDVPGRETPLHLAVRLRDPSSAEILMAAGADWSLQNENGWSALQEAVCTREEAIAMIIARHYQPLAWAKWCRRLPRIVASTSRIRDFYMEITFHFESSVIPFIGRIAPSDTYRIWKRGSNLRADMTLAGFDGFRIQRSDQTFLFLGEGYSSEDGNVNLAPGSLIVLAHKEKEITNALEGAGAQPTEAEVAHEVALMSQTNMFRPGIDVTQAELIPHLNWRRQERTEMVGNWKAKVYDMLHVMVSVKSRRVPGAMTDEELFAVGDEEKVANGGDNDEYDDVLTAEEKRQLDSAFLVGNSDGACEDEDNGDSDCHEKGSVGSYENFESNGVVKDKKGWFGWNKKNSKGNDDSEDPKLLKKFSKLAPEGGNQKSLDHQKPSSEFPKDDIADAKKGKDKSSKKKKKKGSTDSKHESEYKKGLRPVLWLTPDFPLKTDELLPLLDILANKVKAIRRLRELLTTKLPPGTFPVKVAIPIVPTIRVLVTFTKFEELQPAEEFSTPLSSPAHFQDSKSKDSEGSSSWMSWVRGSRGGQSSDSDSHRYKDEIDPFLIPSDYTWVDANEKKRRMKAKKAKSKKHRRHATAKPGDAGHQASENVEE; this is encoded by the exons ATGAAGAGTGAAAGCAGCAATAGCTTAGGAAATGAGAGAACAGTTAAATCTGTGGAATCAGTGGAAGATATTTCCAAATATTCCCACAGTCCAGCTCATTTGGCGGTTGCATGCCGTGACTACGCCACTCTCAAGCGTATTATTTCTACCCTCCCTCGGCTTGCCAAGGCCAGTGAAGTAAGCACTGAAGATGAATCTCTTGAGGCTGAGCTCCGAGCTGATGCTGTATCTGCTGTCATTGATCGCCGAGATGTTCCTGGTCGTGAGACTCCTCTTCATCTAGCTGTGCGTCTCCGGGACCCAAGCTCCGCAGAGATTTTGATGGCGGCTGGTGCTGATTGGAGTCTTCAAAATGAGAATGGTTGGAGTGCTCTCCAAGAAGCTGTCTGCACTAGAGAGGAAGCAATTGCTATGATTATTGCACGGCACTACCAGCCCCTTGCTTGGGCCAAATGGTGTCGTAGGCTTCCCCGTATTGTTGCCTCTACATCCCGGATTCGTGATTTTTATATGGAGATAACTTTTCATTTTGAGAGCTCAGTCATCCCTTTTATTGGTCGAATTGCTCCATCAGATACTTACCGAATTTGGAAGCGCGGTTCTAATCTCCGAGCTGACATGACCCTTGCTGGTTTTGATGGGTTTCGCATTCAAAGGTCTGATCAAACATTTCTGTTTCTTGGAGAGGGCTACTCTTCAGAGGATGGTAATGTGAATTTGGCACCCGGTTCTTTGATTGTTCTTGCACATAAGGAGAAAGAAATCACAAATGCTTTGGAAGGAGCTGGTGCCCAACCAACCGAAGCTGAAGTTGCCCATGAAGTGGCCTTAATGTCACAGACGAATATGTTTAGGCCAGGCATTGATGTTACTCAGGCTGAGCTTATCCCCCATTTGAATTGGAGGCGACAGGAGAGGACTGAGATGGTTGGAAATTGGAAAGCCAAAGTTTATGATATGCTTCATGTGATGGTGAGTGTGAAGTCAAGGAGGGTTCCAGGTGCTATGACTGACGAGGAACTCTTTGCAGTGGGCGACGAAGAAAAGGTGGCAAATGGTGGTGATAATGATGAATATGACGATGTATTGACTGCTGAAGAAAAAAGGCAGTTGGATTCTGCATTTCTTGTGGGGAACTCAGATGGCGCTTGTGAGGACGAGGACAATGGAGACTCTGACTGTCATGAAAAGGGTTCAGTAGGCTCGTATGAGAActttgaatccaacggtgttgTTAAGGACAAGAAGGGTTGGTTTGGTTGGaacaagaaaaattcaaagggAAACGATGATTCCGAAGATCCAAAGCTTTTGAAGAAGTTCTCGAAGTTGGCCCCAGAAGGTGGGAACCAGAAGTCACTTGATCATCAAAAACCGTCATCTGAATTTCCTAAAGACGATATTGCAGATGCGAAAAAGGGAAAAGATAAAAGCagtaagaagaaaaagaagaaagggtCGACTGATTCTAAGCATGAGAGTGAGTACAAAAAGGGTTTGAGACCTGTCTTGTGGTTGACGCCAGATTTCCCGTTAAAAACAGATGAGCTTCTTCCTTTACTAGACATCTTAGCAAACAAGGTCAAGGCTATAAGGAGACTCAGGGAGCTTTTGACTACTAAATTGCCCCCTGGCACTTTTCCTGTCAAG GTTGCTATTCCGATTGTCCCAACAATACGAGTTCTTGTAACATTTACCAAATTTGAGGAGCTTCAGCCAGCGGAGGAGTTCTCAACCCCTCTCTCCAGTCCTGCACATTTTCAGGATTCAAAGTCAAAGGACTCAGAAGGATCCTCGTCATGGATGTCGTGGGTGAGAGGAAGTCGTGGTGGGCAATCAAGTGACAGTGATAGCCACCGGTATAAGGATGAGATTGACCCTTTCCTCATACCATCGGACTATACCTGGGTTGATGCCAATGAGAAAAAACGCCGCATGAAAGCCAAGAAAGCCAAGAGCAAGAAACACAGGAGACATGCAACAGCCAAGCCCGGTGATGCAGGACATCAGGCAAGCGAGAATGTCGAAGAATAG
- the LOC126593018 gene encoding uncharacterized protein LOC126593018 isoform X2, which produces MEPLNQKSVERAVSQKALQMGSSFPCQVCVVGFLCGVCLTSLFLAALTSFGTFEFGGFSFSAISEGASAGNSSSELFISTNCSSRRQIRTAKKVNSLRSEEMINDERVSLLYSAWSALLSESDSEESDNLQRLGVSRSGVPNAPHLENCKLKTQVNERLDKHAENEKYPPWTSWKGLLDMYPAAATNEQSRYFRHQDISEGGYAPWITGSDEENYPLTRKVQRDIWMHQHPLNCSDPRVKFLVADWERLPGFGMGAQITGMCGLLAVAINESRVLVTNYYNRADHDDCKGSSRSSWSCYFFPETSLQCRNRAFELMGSEEAWKKGTVTTKESYNTKQIWSGPTPKTWGDPWSHMQPTTEINGSLVAYHRKMNLRWWRAQAVRYLMRFQTEYTCGLLNVARHTAFGKEAARMVVRSFDGKWPEDVTIHERSDIEEFVWSSHKPWMPRPLLSMHVRMGDKACEMTVVEFEEYMVLAGRIRKRFPQLKSVWLSTEMQEVIDKSQSYSHWEFYYTNVTRQVGNSSMAAYETSLGRETSTNYPIVNFLMASEADFFIGALGSSWCYLIDGMRNTGGKVMAGYLSVNKDRFW; this is translated from the exons atggaGCCATTAAATCAGAAGTCAGTGGAGAGAGCTGTTTCACAGAAGGCTTTGCAAATGGGGAGTTCATTTCCATGTCAAGTTTGTGTGGTGGGTTTTCTGTGTGGAGTTTGCCTCACTTCTCTGTTTCTTGCTGCTCTCACTTCCTTTGGTACTTTTGAGTTTGGAGGCTTTTCGTTTTCGGCGATTTCTGAAGGTGCTTCAGCGGGGAATTCAAGCTCAGAGTTGTTCATCA GCACAAACTGCAGCTCAAGAAGGCAAATCAGAACCGCGAAAAAAGTTAATTCGCTGAGAAGTGAAGAAATGATCAATGACGAGAGGGTCTCATTACTCTATTCAGCTTGGAGTGCTTTACTAAGTGAATCAGATTCCGAAGAAAGTGACAACTTGCAGAGACTTGGAGTAAGCAGATCCGGCGTGCCAAATGCTCCTCATTTGGAAAACTGCAAGTTGAAAACACAAGTAAACGAGCGCCTTGATAAGCATGCGGAGAACGAGAAATATCCTCCTTGGACGAGTTGGAAGGGATTGTTGGACATGTACCCTGCAGCTGCAACTAATGAGCAGTCGAGATACTTTAGGCATCAAGATATATCCGAAGGTGGTTATGCTCCCTGG ATTACAGGGTCCGATGAAGAAAACTATCCCTTGACGCGGAAAGTGCAACGAGACATATGGATGCATCAGCATCCTTTGAACTGCAGCGATCCTAGAGTAAAATTTCTTGTTGCTGACTGGGAAAGATTACCAGGATTTGGCATGGGAGCGCAGATCACGGGAATGTGTGGGCTCTTAGCCGTTGCAATCAACGAAAGCAGGGTCCTCGTAACCAACTACTACAATCGAGCTGACCATGATGATTGTAAAG GTTCGTCCCGGTCCAGTTGGTCTTGCTACTTCTTTCCAGAAACATCCCTACAATGTCGAAATCGTGCTTTTGAGCTTATGGGAAGTGAAGAAGCCTGGAAAAAAGGCACCGTTACAACGAAAGAAAGTTATAATACAAAGCAAATATGGTCTGGACCTACACCCAA AACATGGGGGGATCCGTGGAGTCATATGCAACCAACGACAGAAATAAATGGGAGTTTGGTTGCTTATCATCGGAAAATGAATCTGAGATGGTGGAGAGCACAG GCAGTACGATACTTGATGAGATTTCAAACCGAGTACACATGCGGCTTATTGAATGTTGCTCGCCATACTGCATTCGGAAAGGAAGCTGCCCGTATGGTCGTCAGAAGTTTCGACGGAAAATGGCCTgag gatgttacaatccacgaAAGGTCTGATATCGAAGAATTTGTTTGGTCGAGTCACAAGCCGTGGATGCCTAGGCCGCTACTCAGCATGCATGTAAGAATGGGAGACAAAGCGTGCGAAATGACGGTAGTGGAATTCGAAGAATACATGGTTCTTGCTGGCCGCATTAGAAAGCGCTTCCCGCAGCTTAAGAGCGTTTGGCTCTCCACTGAAATGCAG GAAGTCATCGACAAATCGCAAAGTTACAGTCACTGGGAGTTCTACTACACGAACGTGACACGCCAAGTTGGGAACTCGTCAATGGCCGCTTACGAAACGAGTCTTGGAAGGGAGACGAGCACGAACTATCCAATTGTTAACTTCTTGATGGCAAGTGAAGCTGACTTTTTCATTGGAGCATTGGGTTCAAGTTGGTGCTACCTTATAGACGGAATGAGAAACACCGGAGGGAAAGTTATGGCCGGATATTTGAGCGTCAACAAGGACCGATTCTGGTAG
- the LOC126593018 gene encoding uncharacterized protein LOC126593018 isoform X1, which yields MEPLNQKSVERAVSQKALQMGSSFPCQVCVVGFLCGVCLTSLFLAALTSFGTFEFGGFSFSAISEGASAGNSSSELFINVVTGTNCSSRRQIRTAKKVNSLRSEEMINDERVSLLYSAWSALLSESDSEESDNLQRLGVSRSGVPNAPHLENCKLKTQVNERLDKHAENEKYPPWTSWKGLLDMYPAAATNEQSRYFRHQDISEGGYAPWITGSDEENYPLTRKVQRDIWMHQHPLNCSDPRVKFLVADWERLPGFGMGAQITGMCGLLAVAINESRVLVTNYYNRADHDDCKGSSRSSWSCYFFPETSLQCRNRAFELMGSEEAWKKGTVTTKESYNTKQIWSGPTPKTWGDPWSHMQPTTEINGSLVAYHRKMNLRWWRAQAVRYLMRFQTEYTCGLLNVARHTAFGKEAARMVVRSFDGKWPEDVTIHERSDIEEFVWSSHKPWMPRPLLSMHVRMGDKACEMTVVEFEEYMVLAGRIRKRFPQLKSVWLSTEMQEVIDKSQSYSHWEFYYTNVTRQVGNSSMAAYETSLGRETSTNYPIVNFLMASEADFFIGALGSSWCYLIDGMRNTGGKVMAGYLSVNKDRFW from the exons atggaGCCATTAAATCAGAAGTCAGTGGAGAGAGCTGTTTCACAGAAGGCTTTGCAAATGGGGAGTTCATTTCCATGTCAAGTTTGTGTGGTGGGTTTTCTGTGTGGAGTTTGCCTCACTTCTCTGTTTCTTGCTGCTCTCACTTCCTTTGGTACTTTTGAGTTTGGAGGCTTTTCGTTTTCGGCGATTTCTGAAGGTGCTTCAGCGGGGAATTCAAGCTCAGAGTTGTTCATCA ATGTGGTTACAGGCACAAACTGCAGCTCAAGAAGGCAAATCAGAACCGCGAAAAAAGTTAATTCGCTGAGAAGTGAAGAAATGATCAATGACGAGAGGGTCTCATTACTCTATTCAGCTTGGAGTGCTTTACTAAGTGAATCAGATTCCGAAGAAAGTGACAACTTGCAGAGACTTGGAGTAAGCAGATCCGGCGTGCCAAATGCTCCTCATTTGGAAAACTGCAAGTTGAAAACACAAGTAAACGAGCGCCTTGATAAGCATGCGGAGAACGAGAAATATCCTCCTTGGACGAGTTGGAAGGGATTGTTGGACATGTACCCTGCAGCTGCAACTAATGAGCAGTCGAGATACTTTAGGCATCAAGATATATCCGAAGGTGGTTATGCTCCCTGG ATTACAGGGTCCGATGAAGAAAACTATCCCTTGACGCGGAAAGTGCAACGAGACATATGGATGCATCAGCATCCTTTGAACTGCAGCGATCCTAGAGTAAAATTTCTTGTTGCTGACTGGGAAAGATTACCAGGATTTGGCATGGGAGCGCAGATCACGGGAATGTGTGGGCTCTTAGCCGTTGCAATCAACGAAAGCAGGGTCCTCGTAACCAACTACTACAATCGAGCTGACCATGATGATTGTAAAG GTTCGTCCCGGTCCAGTTGGTCTTGCTACTTCTTTCCAGAAACATCCCTACAATGTCGAAATCGTGCTTTTGAGCTTATGGGAAGTGAAGAAGCCTGGAAAAAAGGCACCGTTACAACGAAAGAAAGTTATAATACAAAGCAAATATGGTCTGGACCTACACCCAA AACATGGGGGGATCCGTGGAGTCATATGCAACCAACGACAGAAATAAATGGGAGTTTGGTTGCTTATCATCGGAAAATGAATCTGAGATGGTGGAGAGCACAG GCAGTACGATACTTGATGAGATTTCAAACCGAGTACACATGCGGCTTATTGAATGTTGCTCGCCATACTGCATTCGGAAAGGAAGCTGCCCGTATGGTCGTCAGAAGTTTCGACGGAAAATGGCCTgag gatgttacaatccacgaAAGGTCTGATATCGAAGAATTTGTTTGGTCGAGTCACAAGCCGTGGATGCCTAGGCCGCTACTCAGCATGCATGTAAGAATGGGAGACAAAGCGTGCGAAATGACGGTAGTGGAATTCGAAGAATACATGGTTCTTGCTGGCCGCATTAGAAAGCGCTTCCCGCAGCTTAAGAGCGTTTGGCTCTCCACTGAAATGCAG GAAGTCATCGACAAATCGCAAAGTTACAGTCACTGGGAGTTCTACTACACGAACGTGACACGCCAAGTTGGGAACTCGTCAATGGCCGCTTACGAAACGAGTCTTGGAAGGGAGACGAGCACGAACTATCCAATTGTTAACTTCTTGATGGCAAGTGAAGCTGACTTTTTCATTGGAGCATTGGGTTCAAGTTGGTGCTACCTTATAGACGGAATGAGAAACACCGGAGGGAAAGTTATGGCCGGATATTTGAGCGTCAACAAGGACCGATTCTGGTAG